A stretch of DNA from Lycium ferocissimum isolate CSIRO_LF1 chromosome 4, AGI_CSIRO_Lferr_CH_V1, whole genome shotgun sequence:
ATCCAAACTTTGccagaaaattacactgtacATATAAGgtcaaaaatcagtttttatgtttatataatagatgttgaatcttctttcttctttgtgtgtttaactttttatattttgaatccccttagtgaaaatcctaGCTCCGCCATTGAACTGTAAGCCTAattctttttcatgaatttagtACGTGGAAACTCGTTTACATAACAACTATGGTTATATTTGAACCCAAGACCTCCTACTTACTTTGGTATCATGTTAAATTGTGTAATCGGGTCATCTGAACCTTAAACCGTTCGAGAGGGAACACATTTATTTAATTAGTTATGTCTTCAACAGGTACAAATCACTAGCTGGGGTTCTGCAGAAGGACATTGATTGCTTTGTGGTAGATGATGTAAGACTTTCTGTAAAAACAGGGAAGAAAGAACTAGATGAGGCCATCCAAATTGAGAGGGGCATAGTTGCGAGGTGTTCTTGTTGTGGAGAGCCTCTAAAAATGAGGTCTAAATTCTCGAGGAACGCATCGATTAATGGAAGGTCTTATTCTCAAGCTCCTGCTCCATCTCCTCGCGCTTCTCCTCGAGCTCCATTATTAGGAACATGGAGAACTATTGAGGAAGTGCGCCATCTAGATTCACCTCGCGCTAGGTACACAGAGCTCAAGTTCAGCCCAGAGGATGAAGGCCCCTCAAATGGAGGTAATCTACTAATTGTCTCAACAATATTTACCTTCATGTTAAATATTTTCCTCatagttcttgttgtttatcaaaacaaaaaaaagaggccTTTAGTTTTGTCTGGTTTGAGATTGTATGTCAGCAAAGGGGAGCTAGGATTTTGAGTTTATAGATTCTAGATTCTAGAAACCGCAGTTCACTTGGTTCTTAATAAGTTATTTATACAAGTTAAGTGGATTTTTAAACACAAATACAAGGTTTGAGCTAAAGCTACGGAGTTCTACCAAACCAACATGGGAAGTTGTAGTTCTACTCTTGTATGTCAGTCTAAATATACAAGCTAGTGTGAGACACAAAAACTTATGACAAATTAATGCATTCCAGGTAAAGAGGATATGAAAGCTGTTGCTGTGCCATTGCTACCAGATTCTGATATTGATTCCTCTTGCAAAACTCCAAATAATACAAGAAACAGATTTTTTGGAATCCCATTATCCGACTCAGCTCAAGCAAGTCCTAGGTTGTCTCATCATAGGCCCAGAAAGTCATGGATTAGTGATAAACTTGACGTCGCTTCAGAGGCTAACGACACAAATAGTGTAGCGAGCGATTTAGAAGATGACGTCTTGCAACGCTTAAAAAGACAGGTCCGTTTGGATCGTAAGTCTCTCGTGGCACTATACATGGAATTGGATGAAGAAAGAAGTGCTTCTGCAATTGCAGCAAACAATGCAATGGCGATGATCACTCGTTTGCAAGCGGAGAAAGCAGCTGTTGAAATGGAAGCCTTTCAGTATCAGAGAATGATGGAAGAACAGGCAGAATATGATCAAGAGGCTTTGCAGTTCATGCAAGATGAGCTATTGAAGAAAGAGGAGGAGATGAAGCTCTTACAAGTTGAACTCGAGACTTACAGAGAGAAATTCGGACATATAAAGACGATAGGTAGTGAGGTTTGTGAAGTTGATGCTGATGAAGATTATCAAGAACTGAAATCTCAGTGTTTATCATCTATTAGTGAGAGATCAGATTGTGCCAGTCCTGATGAAGCGGATCATCATAGAGTAAACGAGCGCCTTTTTGAATGTTCTGCGGAAAATAGAGGGGTGAATGTGGATGAATCACAACTTGATTTTGAGAAACAACGATCTTATCTAATGGGATTGTTGACTGATGTTGTAGAGAAAATCAAAACATCTCCTGAAGAAGGACCTCGTACATCTGTATCCAACATGATCGAAGAAAGAGGTAATGAACTGCCCCCAATTTTCTTCTCAACATTTTCATGTCAGATTAGCTCATATATATACTGACAATGCAAAGAAATTTTACACTATCAAtataatttaacttgttataACATGTTATCACTTATTATTAACAGTTGTAGTTACCTTTTATATGACATGATAGTGTTAAAATCAGTTTAGAGAAGTTGATGtctctttcattttatttttcaaagactGCATATAGACTAATCATAGTTTTCAAATACTATTAGGAAATGAAAATAAGGTTCTTCTTACAAGAGAAGTTTCGTTAATAAGAGAGAGGTTGAGAGCCATTGAAGCAGAAAGCGGCTTCTTAAAACATGCTGCCATGACGTTACAAAGTGGCGATGAAGGAAGCAAGCTTTTGACTGAGATAGCTCAGCATCTGCAGAAGCTTAGACACACGGCCAATACCTCATCAGAGTATGCAGATGCAGGGCGACAATCCAATTAAGGTGATTTCTCCGTAGTGATTTCCTTCTTTATCTGATTGATGTACACATTTTCCTCCCAGAGGTACTATAATTTTTATGTTCACGAGCTACAAAAAAAGATTAATGCTCCATTTAGCCTAAAACTGAACTCTACCGATACactgaggattcatatagccaacCCTGACTCGCTTGAGATTGAGGCGCGGATGATGATGTCATTAACTGAAGTCTATTAGTGATGTTTTTTTTTCAGTTGTGGAGCACAATTAACTAATTGCATTTGCAGGTGAAATTGCATGGAACGAAACAATTCTGGTATAGTCCAGCAAGCTTTTCACCTTACCTTATAGTCCAAATGGAACAAATCGAGAAGCCATGAGTCATTTGGACCTGCCAATTGATTGAATCATAACATTCTGATAATCGACTTTACGAAGATCCCATTAGATTCTAGAAGCTACTCGAGTGGAGAATGAAGCTGTTAAATAGCCTATATGTAAACATACATGCATGGTTTTCATTTATATTACACACACACATCTATGGATAATGAAAGACTTTCTCATGGTTTTGATTCTTCCACTGAGATATTTCAAATAGGATTTGAGTGCACTTGCAAATTCACTCATTTTCATTGAATTATCAGGTTCAACTTCTGGTGCCAACAAAACCAAGTGATAGTTCCAGCTAATTTCATTGAATGACTGAATGCGCTGCCATGTATATTTAATTTGAACTCATATAACTTTTGCGAAGGAAAATGACAAACAAAGTTGTTGAAACTGATAGATTCAATTCTACTACTTCTAATACTAAAGTTTGTGAGTTTGGAAAACAAAATGAGGTGGACGAACTGATTGCGCTGCCACATCATATCAGATCTTATCAAAAgttgaattaccaaaatattCATAGAAAGTTGATTGCCATTTTTTCCTCActgcaaaataaaaatataaaatgaaatgcTCATCCTATCATATTATTAATTACACTAGCTTTTCCACTCCAACATATTAAGAAGTCAAGCAgtcatttgtttatttatttattttgtggcTTCTTACGTTCCAAACTGGATTAAATGGTTTGATATTAGTTAAACACAACCAATTAATGCTAGGGTCTTGATTATCTTCCTCTCACCTCTTTGGTTTCTCCCTTCCAATTATAACAGATGAAATTTATTACAGTAGTTATATCATGATATATTGCCAATAGACCTCATAAAATCTTCTATAATCTATAATTATATAAAGCTAGGCAATAGAACTATAGAaaagtgatgtggcacctctctttggccaagaatcctatttatcttttttctcctttttttgacatttttctatTCATTCACTCtatttactaaataaaataataaagattcAATTTATCCCATAATAAAGAGTAAAGACTCATCACTCGCCATATAATTGCATCTCCCATCACATGTATTTCACATTCTCAATCAGTTTTTTCTAATTAACATATGTATTTGTTACCGACTTTTATTGTAACCTctaattataatattatttaatatGTATTAATTCCTCACAATTGAATTGATAATTACTTCTTATGCCTTTTAGTATTCTTTTTTATGcattatatatagattgtaAGTTATGAATCTTGTGCATATTCTAATTTGCATTATCtgacttacttttttttttttttcttggttttttaGGAACAGGTTAAGAAGAGTTGAAGTTGTTTTTCCCGTCATGCAATATGATCCAAATGTTCTTATCGTGTAATCATCTATCACATAATTGACAAAAACCTACGTTGATTCACTTAGACGTGGTATCTCTCCTAGACCATGAATCTATTCAattttcattattatcattaacTTCTTTTCCGAAAATCTATTTAGAATTCCAACAAATCTGTCTCCATaccaatattattttttcattttaatttttcgattttttgagTGTACCTCCTTTATCAAATCTGTTAACGATTGGATTATTAGTGATTTAGCATTTCTCTTCTAAAATTCTTTGATAGCTGATAATTTATATGATTTAGGCATTTTGCAGTGGCAAGACTCTAGATGAATTCATCATTAGTTGTGTCGTGTATGCCGATCTATTTGTCTTCTTTTAGCatttttgttctattttttcGTAGATGAGGAATTTGCTTTGTAGATTTCTGAATATGCATATCCTACTTTTGAGTATTTCAAAACTGTTTAAAGAAGAAGTCCAGATTGAATAGCTCAACTTATAATACAAATGTTGTTCGGTCATATATTTAGTAAGATTACAGAAATGGATCGGAATATGCTGGTGGATTTCACCGGATAAGAGGGATTCAACTCTTATCTAAGGATAGAACAAAGAGGTTCAAATATCATTTTAGTATTCTCATGTGTAAGTTTTGCTTGAATgggaaaggaagaagaagatatatatgtattgcaaGCGGTAATAACTCAGTTCCAAAATGTGGGTGAAAGTTTTCATAGGTAAGTATTTTCAAAAAGTGAATCACATATGACTCAAATGCAAGCTTAGATCCCCAGCTTAGGTATTCGACTTAATTGAACTTATTTAGGACGAGATAGAAGTTGAATTTTTTATACTATTATGGACGCATTAAGATAGAGAAAGACAAATTTTCTCTAATAATTTAATATTGGAGTTCCTAATAGAGATACGTGTGACAACGCCAAATTATTTATTAAGAGAAATACTTCTCTGATCATTGGTTGGAGTTTTTTGAGATACGCCTAACTATACCAAAACTTTTAACTCCATGATGTCTCATCAGGTAGCTTCTAAATTTTATAGGTTTCACCACCCTTTATACTGGATAATCTTATTGACAAGTTATTTTAAGCATCATGTATAGTGTAATTGCCAGTACGATGAATTTTGAAAGTATGCAAAGCAAACTCTAATCGTGCAGCTCAAGGAATAGCTCCAAGCTTTCTTAGAAACTTCATGCATATAATATTCAACGTTTTAATGttaaatgattaatttattCTAGATTTCAGAAGTTCGTATAAGTTATGGAGTCGCCTTTGATAGAAAATGCTTACTTACCTTTTCAAAGTGGGATTTTTTTGCTGCAATCCCGAATTTAAGTTGTTGGACCCCAACCAATAAATAACcgaaagaaaataacttttgaaatcTAGAATATAATCGAGTAACATGCTAACTATTTCGTCTTTTATCAGATAAAATCAACATGAAGCGGTACATGCTTTATAGAATGGCAAAGTTACTAAATATCCTTACCTGTCATtaaatttttgataatttaCAAAATTAGTAACACTGAAAAATGATGTGGTGTatggaatgaagttgttaaaattttagttttgtGCTATAGATGATTGGAAACTTTGGTTGTTTAGATGATTCAAATCTACTTAGAAGTGAAGTTCATGATCTATGTATtatcaaacaaaaattattttttatttttgtacacAAATTGTATTTGGCTCCTGCTTAATTTGTTTCGGATTGGAACACACACTATAGTCATTTATAAGGAA
This window harbors:
- the LOC132054619 gene encoding probable myosin-binding protein 5 codes for the protein MALGSFKCSFDQKWGKFTLFFLYAILEWVLIIVLFVDGFLAFFSYEFAKFFELNIPCLLCTRIDHVLVHRTSNFYYNESICEIHKKDLSSLAYCHVHKKLSEIKNMCEGCLLSFATERDADCDRYKSLAGVLQKDIDCFVVDDVRLSVKTGKKELDEAIQIERGIVARCSCCGEPLKMRSKFSRNASINGRSYSQAPAPSPRASPRAPLLGTWRTIEEVRHLDSPRARYTELKFSPEDEGPSNGGKEDMKAVAVPLLPDSDIDSSCKTPNNTRNRFFGIPLSDSAQASPRLSHHRPRKSWISDKLDVASEANDTNSVASDLEDDVLQRLKRQVRLDRKSLVALYMELDEERSASAIAANNAMAMITRLQAEKAAVEMEAFQYQRMMEEQAEYDQEALQFMQDELLKKEEEMKLLQVELETYREKFGHIKTIGSEVCEVDADEDYQELKSQCLSSISERSDCASPDEADHHRVNERLFECSAENRGVNVDESQLDFEKQRSYLMGLLTDVVEKIKTSPEEGPRTSVSNMIEERGNENKVLLTREVSLIRERLRAIEAESGFLKHAAMTLQSGDEGSKLLTEIAQHLQKLRHTANTSSEYADAGRQSN